A genomic window from Pseudogulbenkiania sp. MAI-1 includes:
- the alr gene encoding alanine racemase: protein MRPLIASIRLDHFRHNYELARRQHGGRSLAVVKANAYGHGAVRCAQAVADIADGYAVACLEEALQLREAGLTQPILLLEGVFEPAELAEVGRHGLWLVVQSQHQLDMLLASKPAKPYRVWLKMDSGMHRAGFFPQDYAAAYRQLAESGKVDGIVKMTHFARADEPTCAATAQQLETFDAACAGLPGEVSVANSAGIMVHERARRDWGRPGIMLYGATPLPAGYEQGAELKPVMRLTTQVFGVRELGVGEPVGYGATFITERPTRVGLIACGYADGYPRLASTGSPVAIDGVRSRIIGRVSMDMITVDLTDLPAAGIGSEVELWGDTVHVNEVAAQAGTIAYELLCNVKRAHFAYC, encoded by the coding sequence ATGCGTCCCTTGATCGCCTCGATCCGACTCGACCATTTCCGTCACAACTACGAACTGGCGCGCCGCCAGCACGGCGGCCGCTCGCTGGCCGTGGTCAAGGCTAACGCCTATGGCCACGGCGCGGTACGCTGCGCCCAGGCGGTGGCCGACATCGCCGACGGCTACGCCGTGGCCTGTCTGGAAGAAGCGCTGCAACTGCGTGAAGCCGGCCTGACCCAGCCCATCCTGCTGCTGGAGGGGGTATTCGAACCGGCCGAGCTGGCCGAGGTCGGGCGCCACGGCCTGTGGCTGGTGGTGCAAAGCCAGCACCAGCTCGACATGCTGCTGGCGAGCAAGCCGGCCAAACCGTACCGGGTATGGCTGAAGATGGATTCCGGCATGCACCGCGCCGGCTTCTTCCCGCAGGACTACGCCGCGGCCTATCGCCAGCTGGCCGAAAGCGGCAAGGTGGACGGCATCGTCAAGATGACCCACTTCGCCCGCGCCGACGAACCCACCTGTGCCGCCACCGCGCAGCAGCTTGAAACCTTCGACGCCGCCTGCGCCGGTCTGCCGGGCGAGGTCAGCGTCGCCAACTCCGCCGGCATCATGGTGCACGAGCGCGCCCGGCGCGACTGGGGCCGCCCTGGCATCATGCTGTACGGCGCCACCCCGCTGCCGGCCGGCTACGAGCAGGGCGCCGAACTCAAGCCGGTGATGCGCCTAACGACTCAGGTGTTCGGTGTGCGCGAACTGGGTGTAGGCGAACCGGTGGGCTACGGCGCCACCTTCATTACCGAGCGGCCGACCCGGGTCGGCCTGATCGCCTGCGGCTACGCCGACGGCTACCCGCGGCTGGCCTCCACCGGCAGCCCGGTGGCGATCGACGGTGTGCGCTCGCGTATCATCGGCCGGGTGTCGATGGACATGATCACCGTGGATTTGACGGACCTGCCCGCTGCCGGCATCGGCAGCGAGGTGGAACTGTGGGGCGACACCGTCCACGTCAACGAAGTGGCCGCCCAGGCCGGCACCATTGCCTACGAGCTGCTCTGCAACGTCAAGCGCGCTCATTTTGCCTACTGTTAA
- a CDS encoding TerC family protein produces the protein MLEFLSDPTFWLAVVQIVAIDILLGGDNAVVIALACRKLPEAQRRKGIFWGVAGAIGLRIVLIFFALQLLSLPFLKVVGALLLLWIGIKLLQPEEDDGHGNIEGSTHLWGAIKTIIVADAVMSLDNVIAVAGAAKGELGLVAFGILISIPIIVWGSQFVLKLMDRFPVVITLGAALLGWIAGDMVLGDVMVKPYLADAPHWLHYASAAAGALLVVVVGTLVAKRAGAAVPAPVNEIALGDTPRSGND, from the coding sequence ATGCTCGAATTCTTGTCCGACCCAACGTTCTGGCTGGCCGTGGTGCAGATCGTTGCCATCGACATCCTGCTGGGCGGCGACAACGCCGTGGTGATCGCGCTGGCCTGCCGCAAGTTGCCGGAAGCACAGCGCCGCAAGGGGATCTTCTGGGGCGTGGCCGGGGCCATCGGCCTGCGCATCGTGCTGATCTTCTTTGCGCTGCAATTGTTGTCGCTGCCGTTCCTGAAGGTGGTCGGCGCGCTGCTGTTGCTGTGGATCGGCATCAAGCTGTTGCAGCCGGAAGAGGATGACGGCCACGGCAACATCGAGGGCAGCACCCATCTGTGGGGCGCGATCAAGACCATCATCGTGGCCGACGCCGTGATGAGCCTGGACAACGTCATCGCCGTGGCGGGCGCCGCCAAGGGCGAGCTGGGGCTGGTGGCGTTCGGTATCCTCATCAGCATCCCGATCATCGTCTGGGGCAGCCAGTTCGTGCTCAAGCTGATGGACCGCTTCCCGGTGGTGATCACGCTGGGCGCGGCCTTGCTGGGCTGGATCGCCGGCGACATGGTGCTGGGCGACGTGATGGTCAAGCCCTACCTGGCCGACGCGCCGCACTGGCTGCACTACGCCTCGGCCGCAGCCGGCGCGTTGCTCGTGGTGGTGGTGGGCACATTGGTGGCGAAACGGGCCGGCGCGGCGGTACCGGCGCCGGTCAACGAAATCGCTCTGGGCGACACGCCGCGTAGCGGCAACGACTAA
- a CDS encoding universal stress protein, with product MTMRILVALDGSEPSLKAIDYVLRLHAAVSDLEIHLLNVQIPLESGHVRMFVSHDDLQEYYREQGQAALKEGRERLEQAGVPCSVHVAVGHSAETIAHFARERGSDTIVMGSHGHTGLGHLLLGSVTSEVIRLTDVPVTVVK from the coding sequence ATGACGATGCGAATTCTGGTGGCGCTGGACGGTTCGGAACCCTCCTTGAAAGCCATCGACTACGTGCTGCGGCTGCATGCCGCCGTGAGTGATCTGGAGATTCACCTGCTCAACGTGCAGATTCCGCTCGAATCCGGCCACGTGCGGATGTTCGTCAGCCACGACGACCTGCAGGAGTATTACCGCGAGCAGGGCCAGGCGGCGCTCAAAGAAGGCCGGGAGCGGCTGGAGCAGGCCGGCGTGCCTTGTTCCGTTCATGTCGCGGTGGGCCACAGCGCGGAGACCATCGCCCACTTCGCGCGCGAGCGCGGCTCCGACACGATCGTGATGGGCTCGCACGGGCATACCGGGCTCGGCCATCTGCTGCTCGGCTCGGTGACATCGGAAGTGATCCGGCTGACCGACGTCCCGGTGACCGTCGTGAAGTAA
- a CDS encoding response regulator transcription factor produces MNTNTHAPIHIVDDDEPFRDSLVWLLESHDYPVHCHGSAEDFLGQVVPAGVGCLIVDIRMPGMSGLELFEELGRRGNPWPVIFITGHGDVPMAVQAVKRGAHDFLEKPFNQQALLDAVDSALAACRQKLDSQASLDQMAERLDSLTVREREVLEKVVEGKMNKVIADDLGISIKTVEAHRGKMMDKMGARSIADLVQAVVAYRQQKG; encoded by the coding sequence ATGAACACGAACACGCACGCCCCCATCCACATCGTCGACGACGACGAACCGTTCCGCGACTCGCTGGTCTGGCTGCTGGAAAGCCACGACTACCCGGTGCACTGCCACGGCAGCGCCGAAGACTTCCTGGGCCAGGTGGTGCCGGCCGGCGTCGGCTGCCTGATCGTCGACATCCGCATGCCCGGCATGAGCGGGCTGGAGCTGTTCGAAGAACTGGGACGGCGCGGCAACCCGTGGCCGGTCATCTTCATCACCGGCCACGGCGACGTACCGATGGCGGTGCAGGCGGTCAAGCGCGGCGCGCACGACTTCCTGGAAAAGCCGTTCAACCAGCAGGCCCTGCTCGACGCCGTGGACAGTGCGCTGGCGGCCTGCCGCCAGAAGCTCGACAGCCAGGCCAGCCTCGACCAGATGGCCGAGCGGCTCGATTCGCTCACGGTGCGCGAGCGCGAGGTGCTGGAAAAGGTGGTCGAGGGCAAGATGAACAAGGTGATCGCCGACGATCTGGGCATCAGCATCAAGACGGTGGAAGCGCACCGCGGCAAGATGATGGACAAGATGGGCGCGCGCTCGATCGCCGACCTGGTGCAGGCGGTGGTGGCCTATCGCCAGCAGAAAGGCTGA
- a CDS encoding PAS domain S-box protein gives MRRYHTYAQRQRPTWYRLFPNASIVLFFLTMAVMLWALDSREAEQLRTALARDALWAEQTLQLHLEDNLNQLTELAREAGRGDLDESGFQIQAAQFLGNTPELLAVVRADTGMILRWIAPYEEGPLTLGDGLSGASADAFVKARIESRPVYSRPYQSADGQWRLELQVPVLRNGQFVGTMIAVFSANTLIRRLPPSWFSEKYQLELIDTDGREIGRNAQKRLSGKLSEKLPLPGTGLAIIARPVKGASSPSRVLQFGLIAGLTVLTLLSLLSLNRHIRRRISAEEERDRVYRLSQELLGVIGQDGTLLEVNPAFETVLGYTQQELVGTSFLSYLHPAERDTLQEGFSGMLHHDQSHRYVETRLLTRSGETRWIVWALSPLPDSGVVYVSGRDITAKKMAEEALWHESTFRKAMEDSLVVGLRAIDLEGRITYVNPAFCDITGFSEQELLGQLPPYPYWRSGEAAELHQRHMAAALAGDAPKEGLESLIRRKDGKEIHVYLLISPLIDHDGRHTGWMTAMTDITERQEAQQRLEASHERFVTVIEGLDAAVAVVDPDSHELLFCNQRYRQWFDPDNTLGQEDGGCCDLRLAFLMRDVERPELDLQLQLADPPRWLSARRRRVRWVDGRATLMVILTDITQQHEAEQRYEQQMEKLQATSRLVTMGEMASTLAHELNQPLSAIANYQAGCIERLRQGRASAESLLPVMEKITAQAERAGKIVRRVREFVKQSEPDRKPCQLSDIVEATLAIADIEARRYAASIVLQLPPRLPEVCVDPILIEQVLLNLIKNGIEAMQDTEPARRQLTVSAYVLNPRRVEVAIADRGHGVPADLKGRLFDAFFTTKKEGMGMGLNICRTIIEFHQGQLWVEDNPDGGSIFRLTLPVTEA, from the coding sequence ATGCGTCGCTACCACACTTACGCCCAACGCCAGCGCCCCACCTGGTACCGGCTGTTCCCCAACGCCAGCATCGTGCTGTTCTTCCTGACCATGGCGGTGATGCTGTGGGCGCTGGACTCACGCGAGGCCGAGCAGCTACGCACCGCGCTGGCGCGCGACGCACTGTGGGCCGAGCAGACGCTGCAACTGCACCTGGAAGACAATCTCAACCAGCTCACCGAGCTGGCGCGCGAAGCGGGACGGGGCGATCTCGACGAAAGCGGCTTCCAGATCCAGGCGGCGCAATTCCTCGGCAACACCCCGGAGCTCTTGGCTGTGGTGCGCGCCGACACCGGCATGATCCTGCGCTGGATCGCCCCCTACGAGGAAGGCCCGCTGACGCTGGGCGATGGCCTCTCCGGCGCCAGCGCCGACGCCTTCGTCAAGGCGCGCATCGAGAGCCGGCCGGTCTACAGCCGCCCCTACCAGAGCGCGGACGGCCAATGGCGGCTCGAACTGCAAGTGCCGGTGCTGCGCAACGGCCAGTTCGTCGGCACCATGATCGCCGTGTTCAGCGCCAACACCCTGATCCGCCGACTGCCACCGTCGTGGTTCTCCGAGAAATACCAGTTGGAGCTGATCGACACCGACGGGAGGGAAATCGGCCGCAACGCCCAGAAACGGCTCAGCGGCAAGCTGTCCGAGAAACTGCCGCTGCCCGGGACCGGGCTCGCCATCATCGCCCGGCCGGTCAAGGGCGCGAGCAGCCCGAGCCGGGTGCTGCAGTTCGGCCTGATCGCCGGCCTCACCGTGCTGACGCTGCTCAGCCTGCTCAGCCTCAACCGCCACATCCGCCGCCGCATCAGTGCCGAAGAAGAACGTGACCGGGTCTACCGGCTGTCGCAGGAGCTGCTGGGCGTCATCGGCCAGGACGGCACGCTGCTGGAAGTCAATCCGGCATTCGAGACCGTGCTCGGCTACACGCAGCAGGAACTGGTCGGCACCTCCTTCCTGAGCTATCTGCACCCGGCCGAGCGCGACACGCTGCAGGAAGGCTTCAGCGGCATGCTCCACCACGACCAGAGCCATCGCTACGTCGAGACCCGGCTGCTGACCCGCTCCGGCGAGACGCGCTGGATCGTCTGGGCGCTGAGCCCGCTGCCGGACAGCGGCGTGGTCTACGTCTCGGGGCGCGATATCACCGCCAAGAAGATGGCGGAAGAGGCGCTATGGCACGAATCCACCTTCCGCAAGGCGATGGAGGATTCGTTGGTGGTGGGGCTGCGCGCCATTGACCTGGAAGGCCGCATCACCTACGTCAACCCGGCGTTCTGCGATATCACCGGCTTCAGCGAACAGGAATTGCTGGGGCAGCTGCCGCCCTACCCTTACTGGCGCTCGGGCGAGGCGGCCGAACTGCACCAGCGCCACATGGCGGCGGCGCTGGCCGGCGATGCCCCGAAGGAAGGCCTCGAATCACTGATCCGGCGCAAGGACGGCAAGGAAATCCATGTCTACCTGCTGATCTCGCCGCTGATCGACCACGACGGTCGGCATACCGGCTGGATGACGGCGATGACCGACATCACCGAGCGTCAGGAAGCCCAGCAGCGGCTGGAGGCCTCGCACGAGCGTTTCGTGACGGTGATCGAAGGGCTGGACGCGGCGGTGGCGGTGGTCGACCCGGACAGCCACGAACTGCTGTTCTGCAACCAGCGCTACCGCCAGTGGTTCGACCCCGACAACACGCTGGGGCAGGAAGACGGCGGCTGCTGCGACCTGCGGCTGGCCTTCCTGATGCGCGACGTGGAGCGTCCCGAGCTAGACCTGCAGTTGCAACTGGCCGATCCGCCGCGCTGGCTCTCGGCGCGCCGCCGCCGGGTGCGCTGGGTGGACGGCCGCGCCACGCTGATGGTGATCCTCACCGACATCACCCAGCAGCACGAGGCCGAGCAGCGCTACGAGCAGCAGATGGAGAAACTGCAGGCCACCTCGCGCCTGGTCACCATGGGCGAGATGGCCTCGACGCTGGCGCACGAGCTGAACCAGCCTCTGTCGGCCATCGCCAACTACCAGGCCGGCTGCATCGAGCGCCTGCGTCAGGGCCGCGCCAGCGCCGAGTCGCTGCTGCCGGTGATGGAAAAGATCACCGCCCAGGCCGAGCGCGCCGGCAAGATCGTGCGGCGCGTGCGCGAGTTCGTGAAGCAGAGCGAGCCCGACCGCAAGCCCTGCCAGCTCTCGGACATCGTCGAGGCTACGCTCGCCATCGCCGACATCGAGGCGCGCCGCTACGCCGCCAGCATCGTGCTGCAGCTGCCGCCGCGCCTGCCCGAGGTGTGCGTCGACCCGATTCTGATCGAGCAGGTGCTGCTCAACCTGATCAAGAACGGCATCGAGGCGATGCAGGACACCGAGCCGGCCCGGCGCCAGCTCACCGTCAGCGCCTACGTATTGAACCCGCGCCGGGTCGAAGTGGCCATCGCCGACCGTGGCCACGGCGTGCCGGCGGACCTGAAGGGGCGGCTGTTCGACGCCTTCTTCACCACCAAGAAGGAAGGCATGGGCATGGGACTCAACATCTGCCGTACCATCATCGAATTCCATCAGGGTCAACTCTGGGTGGAAGACAACCCGGACGGTGGTAGTATTTTCCGCCTGACCCTGCCGGTGACCGAAGCATGA
- a CDS encoding ABC transporter substrate-binding protein, producing MKTIILKCSLVLAGLLWATLAVAVEPIRIGVPGAFTGGSSPMGLSMRNGIRLAAQEINAAGGVLGRPLQLVERDDGGNPLRGRRVNGELIGEGVVATVGLVNTAVAEAVVGLYQEARVPLVIAVATAAGLTRPARNGYVFRVALSDTVQARLIAREAVERAGYRRIAIFADTTRYGEQGVMELTAALARYGVRPVVVERFDLRARDMEQPLRAAARQGAEVILTYAIGPELVEIANGMARMDWQVPLIGSWTLSMSNFIDNAGPNADGTRMVQTFIPDGASGRRKAFIDAYLALSRGRRIASPPSAAQGYDAMLLLAAAIRQAGTTDRAAIRQALEHLRQPVDGVITRYRRPFSPDNHEAIDETVPVIGKVAGGEVVHAYREERLRGAK from the coding sequence ATGAAAACAATTATTTTGAAGTGCTCACTGGTGCTGGCCGGCCTGCTGTGGGCAACGCTGGCCGTCGCCGTCGAGCCGATTCGCATCGGCGTGCCGGGGGCCTTCACCGGCGGCTCGTCACCGATGGGCTTGAGCATGCGCAACGGCATCCGTCTGGCGGCACAGGAGATCAACGCCGCCGGCGGCGTGCTGGGGCGACCGCTGCAACTGGTCGAGCGCGACGATGGCGGCAACCCGCTGCGCGGCCGCCGCGTCAACGGCGAGCTGATCGGAGAGGGTGTGGTGGCCACGGTGGGTCTCGTCAATACCGCGGTCGCCGAGGCGGTGGTCGGGCTATACCAGGAGGCACGCGTGCCGCTGGTGATCGCGGTGGCCACGGCGGCCGGGCTGACCCGGCCCGCGCGCAACGGCTACGTGTTCCGCGTCGCGCTGTCCGACACGGTGCAGGCGCGGCTGATCGCGCGCGAGGCGGTGGAGCGCGCCGGCTACCGGCGCATCGCCATCTTTGCCGACACCACCCGTTACGGTGAGCAGGGGGTGATGGAGCTGACCGCGGCGCTGGCGCGCTACGGGGTGCGGCCGGTGGTGGTGGAGCGCTTCGATCTGCGTGCGCGCGACATGGAGCAGCCGCTGCGCGCGGCGGCGAGGCAGGGCGCCGAAGTCATCCTGACCTACGCCATCGGGCCGGAGCTGGTGGAAATCGCCAACGGCATGGCGCGGATGGATTGGCAGGTGCCGCTGATAGGCAGCTGGACGCTGTCGATGTCCAATTTCATCGACAATGCCGGTCCCAACGCCGACGGCACGCGCATGGTGCAGACTTTCATTCCGGATGGCGCCAGCGGCCGGCGCAAGGCCTTCATCGATGCCTACCTGGCGCTGAGCCGTGGCCGGCGCATCGCGTCACCGCCTTCGGCGGCGCAGGGCTACGACGCCATGCTGCTGTTGGCGGCGGCGATCCGCCAGGCCGGCACAACCGACCGGGCGGCGATCCGTCAGGCACTGGAGCATCTGCGCCAGCCGGTCGACGGTGTGATCACGCGCTATCGCCGCCCGTTCAGCCCGGACAACCACGAGGCCATCGATGAAACGGTGCCGGTGATCGGCAAGGTGGCGGGAGGTGAGGTGGTGCACGCCTACCGCGAGGAGAGGCTGAGGGGGGCGAAGTAG
- a CDS encoding GntR family transcriptional regulator, with protein MTTLQPIKRQTLTSAVTESLRQRILSGEFADGQQLRQEALSNEYGVSRVPVREALRQLEAEGLIQIIDHKGALVSKLSLDDVLELLEIRAMLESSLLRAAIPRQTKADLAMAADTLKQFEIALQTNDIRHWGELNSRFHLALYRAAKRPNTLALIEQLHNKTDRYTRMQILFTQTMERAHEEHTKLLELCREGAAEEAAEFIRVHILSAGHALESYLKNQGAPR; from the coding sequence ATGACCACCCTGCAGCCGATCAAGCGCCAGACGCTGACGAGTGCCGTAACCGAATCCCTGCGCCAACGCATCCTGTCCGGCGAGTTTGCCGACGGCCAGCAATTGCGCCAGGAAGCGCTTTCCAATGAATACGGTGTGAGCCGGGTCCCCGTGCGCGAGGCACTGCGCCAGCTCGAGGCCGAAGGCCTGATCCAGATCATCGACCACAAGGGCGCGTTGGTATCCAAACTGTCGCTGGACGACGTGCTGGAGCTGCTGGAAATCCGCGCCATGCTGGAAAGCTCGCTGCTGCGTGCCGCCATTCCGCGCCAGACCAAGGCCGACCTGGCCATGGCCGCCGACACGCTGAAGCAGTTCGAGATTGCACTGCAGACCAACGACATCCGCCACTGGGGCGAACTGAACTCGCGCTTCCACTTGGCACTCTACCGCGCCGCCAAGCGCCCCAATACGCTGGCGCTGATCGAACAGCTGCACAACAAGACCGACCGCTACACGCGCATGCAGATCCTGTTCACCCAGACCATGGAACGCGCGCACGAGGAGCACACCAAGCTGCTGGAACTGTGCCGGGAAGGTGCCGCCGAGGAGGCTGCCGAGTTCATCCGCGTCCACATCCTGTCGGCCGGCCACGCGCTGGAAAGCTATCTCAAGAATCAGGGCGCGCCGCGCTGA
- the folD gene encoding bifunctional methylenetetrahydrofolate dehydrogenase/methenyltetrahydrofolate cyclohydrolase FolD — protein sequence MTAQLIDGKAVAEKLIGRVREGVEARLAAGKRAPALAVILVGDDPASSVYVGNKKRSCEKAGIRSVAYDLPASTSQEELLGIIDQLNADADIDGILVQLPLPKQIDPQSVIERINPKKDVDGFHPYNMGRLAVKMPLLRPCTPRGVMTLLEEYGIDPKGKKVVIVGASNIVGRPQALEMLLARATVTVCHSATTDLPKEVSEADIVVAAVGIPNFIKGEWVKPGAVVIDVGINRLDSGKLCGDVEFATARERAAFITPVPGGVGPMTVATLLQNTLDSANLNA from the coding sequence ATGACGGCACAACTCATTGATGGCAAAGCGGTAGCGGAAAAATTGATCGGGCGCGTACGCGAAGGCGTGGAAGCTCGCCTCGCGGCGGGCAAGCGTGCTCCGGCGCTGGCCGTCATCCTGGTCGGAGACGATCCGGCTTCCAGCGTGTACGTCGGCAACAAGAAGCGTTCGTGCGAGAAGGCCGGCATCCGCTCGGTGGCCTACGACCTGCCCGCGTCCACCTCGCAGGAAGAACTGCTGGGGATCATCGATCAGCTCAACGCCGACGCCGACATCGACGGCATCCTGGTGCAATTGCCGCTGCCCAAGCAGATCGACCCGCAATCGGTGATCGAACGCATCAATCCGAAGAAGGACGTGGACGGTTTCCACCCCTACAACATGGGCCGCCTGGCGGTGAAGATGCCGCTGCTGCGTCCGTGCACCCCGCGCGGCGTGATGACCCTCTTGGAAGAGTACGGCATCGACCCGAAGGGCAAGAAGGTGGTGATCGTCGGCGCCTCCAACATCGTCGGCCGCCCGCAGGCGCTGGAAATGCTGCTGGCGCGCGCCACCGTGACGGTGTGCCACAGCGCCACCACCGACCTGCCCAAGGAAGTGTCCGAGGCCGACATCGTGGTGGCCGCGGTGGGCATCCCCAACTTCATCAAGGGCGAGTGGGTCAAGCCGGGCGCGGTGGTGATCGACGTGGGCATCAACCGTCTCGACAGCGGCAAGCTGTGCGGCGACGTGGAATTCGCCACCGCCCGCGAGCGCGCGGCCTTCATCACCCCGGTGCCGGGCGGCGTCGGCCCGATGACCGTGGCCACGCTGCTGCAGAACACGCTGGATTCGGCCAACCTGAACGCCTGA
- the purU gene encoding formyltetrahydrofolate deformylase: MSHNKNSATLLISCPDKKGLVAAIANFLMTYNANIMHADQHQDVSENLFLMRIEWDLNGFTLPMESFAAAFQPIADKHGMTWRVSLSSRKPRMAIFVSKYEHCLVDLLHRWRIGELNCDIPLIISNHEDCRRIAEFNGIPYHVVAVTQGNKAEAEAEQWRLLDEAGVDVIVLARYMQVLSHKFVERFPNRVINIHHSFLPAFDGAKPYHRAFARGVKLIGATSHYVTEVLDDGPIIEQEVTRISHRDDVEDLVQKGRDLEKVVLSRAVRWHLDDRVLSYSNKTVVFD, from the coding sequence ATGAGTCATAACAAGAACTCGGCCACGCTGCTGATCAGCTGCCCGGACAAGAAGGGGCTGGTGGCAGCCATCGCCAACTTCCTGATGACCTACAACGCCAACATCATGCATGCCGACCAGCATCAGGATGTCAGCGAAAACCTGTTCCTGATGCGCATCGAGTGGGACCTGAACGGCTTCACGCTGCCGATGGAAAGCTTCGCCGCGGCGTTCCAGCCGATCGCCGACAAGCACGGCATGACCTGGCGCGTGTCGCTGTCGAGCCGCAAGCCGCGCATGGCGATCTTCGTCTCGAAGTACGAGCACTGCCTAGTCGACCTGCTGCACCGCTGGCGCATCGGCGAGCTCAACTGCGACATCCCGCTGATCATCTCCAACCACGAGGACTGCCGGCGCATCGCCGAGTTCAACGGCATCCCCTACCACGTAGTGGCGGTGACGCAGGGCAACAAGGCAGAGGCCGAGGCCGAGCAGTGGCGCCTGCTGGACGAGGCCGGCGTGGACGTGATCGTGCTGGCGCGCTACATGCAGGTGCTGTCGCACAAGTTCGTCGAGCGCTTCCCGAACCGTGTGATTAATATCCACCACAGCTTCCTGCCGGCGTTCGACGGCGCCAAGCCCTACCACCGCGCCTTCGCGCGCGGCGTGAAGCTGATCGGCGCCACCAGCCACTACGTCACCGAGGTGCTGGACGACGGCCCGATCATCGAGCAGGAGGTCACCCGTATCTCGCACCGCGACGACGTGGAAGACCTGGTGCAGAAGGGGCGCGACCTGGAAAAGGTGGTGCTGTCGCGCGCGGTGCGCTGGCACCTCGACGATCGCGTGCTGTCCTACAGCAACAAGACCGTGGTATTCGACTGA
- a CDS encoding thioredoxin domain-containing protein → MNHATLPWLELDEFRFHHVLPTLPGATLVLFSQPHCGACRLWLARLPRLLPPPIRQLCYVDIAVSSALAHEFELFHLPALALYDNGAFHSMVNAPLERDSLAAAIQIALASPPSEAP, encoded by the coding sequence ATGAACCACGCCACCCTGCCCTGGCTGGAACTGGACGAGTTCCGTTTCCACCACGTCCTACCCACCCTGCCCGGCGCCACGCTGGTGCTGTTCAGCCAGCCGCATTGCGGCGCCTGCCGGTTGTGGCTCGCCCGCTTGCCACGGCTGCTCCCGCCGCCGATCCGCCAGCTTTGCTACGTCGACATCGCCGTCAGCAGCGCGCTGGCGCACGAGTTCGAACTGTTCCACCTGCCGGCGCTGGCCTTATACGACAACGGCGCGTTTCACTCCATGGTGAACGCGCCGTTGGAACGGGACAGTCTGGCCGCAGCGATTCAGATCGCGCTGGCGTCGCCGCCGTCGGAAGCCCCCTGA
- a CDS encoding NUDIX domain-containing protein encodes MTILDARKPEPRPDQRLSPTLARRATAIIEMPDGVLVAATRGGRYQLPGGKANRGELRSQALIREVREETGLRINSMLYLFDHITPHAAHKVYLAIAQGQAKPQGEVERIALVTSPDSELDLLHDARAILRRYARVRSDTSPKGEALRAFLGLARYIAKVE; translated from the coding sequence ATGACGATATTGGATGCAAGAAAACCGGAGCCGCGGCCCGATCAGCGGTTGTCGCCGACCCTGGCCCGGCGTGCCACGGCGATCATCGAAATGCCGGACGGCGTGCTGGTGGCGGCGACGCGCGGGGGGCGCTACCAACTGCCGGGCGGCAAGGCCAACCGCGGCGAGCTGCGCTCGCAGGCGCTGATCCGCGAGGTGCGCGAGGAAACCGGGCTGCGCATCAACTCGATGCTGTACCTGTTCGACCACATCACGCCGCACGCCGCGCACAAGGTCTACCTGGCGATCGCCCAGGGCCAGGCCAAGCCACAAGGCGAGGTCGAGCGCATCGCGCTGGTGACCTCGCCGGACAGCGAACTCGACCTGCTGCACGATGCGCGCGCCATCCTGCGCCGCTACGCGCGCGTGCGCAGCGACACCTCGCCCAAGGGCGAAGCGCTGCGCGCCTTTCTCGGGCTGGCGCGCTACATCGCCAAGGTGGAATGA
- a CDS encoding UPF0149 family protein translates to MSHKPLTDSDYQRLGATLARFRDQQCMSLEQLDGFFAALLCGPEPIKPSEVLPLILGDAFDDEAAFSSPKALEQFVALLMGHWLDIADTLHSGREFHPWLEPDEHGVVHGNDWAQGFTTGMELMNEDWGLLFENEEQAEALVPIMALAFEHHPDPDMRPYVDSADAGQREEWLAGISPAVGSIYRFFAAIRKQIEQDSSDAERDETAKPAAPVARPTRPGKQGKGGGRR, encoded by the coding sequence ATGAGCCACAAACCCCTCACCGACAGCGACTACCAGCGCCTGGGCGCGACGCTGGCCCGCTTCCGCGACCAGCAGTGCATGAGCCTGGAGCAACTGGACGGTTTCTTCGCCGCCTTGCTGTGCGGCCCCGAACCGATCAAGCCCAGCGAAGTGCTGCCGCTGATCCTGGGCGACGCCTTCGACGACGAAGCGGCCTTCAGCTCGCCCAAGGCGCTGGAGCAGTTCGTCGCGCTGCTGATGGGGCACTGGCTCGACATCGCCGACACGCTGCACTCAGGGCGGGAGTTTCACCCCTGGCTGGAGCCCGACGAACACGGCGTGGTGCACGGCAACGACTGGGCGCAGGGTTTCACCACCGGCATGGAGCTGATGAACGAGGACTGGGGCCTGCTGTTCGAGAATGAGGAACAGGCCGAGGCGCTGGTGCCGATCATGGCGCTGGCGTTCGAACACCACCCCGATCCGGACATGCGTCCCTACGTCGACAGCGCCGACGCCGGGCAGCGCGAAGAATGGCTGGCCGGCATTTCGCCCGCGGTTGGGTCGATCTACCGCTTCTTTGCCGCCATCCGCAAGCAGATAGAGCAGGACAGCAGCGACGCCGAGCGGGACGAAACCGCCAAACCCGCCGCCCCAGTTGCGCGTCCGACGCGCCCAGGCAAGCAGGGCAAGGGCGGAGGCCGCCGCTGA